One Oharaeibacter diazotrophicus DNA window includes the following coding sequences:
- a CDS encoding helix-turn-helix domain-containing protein, which produces MSKALSVDLRVRVLAAVAAGATHREAAERFGVSAANVSRWRARERELGAPRPKALGGDRRSDRIEAH; this is translated from the coding sequence ATGTCGAAGGCCCTTTCTGTCGATCTTCGGGTTCGTGTTCTGGCGGCGGTCGCGGCGGGAGCGACCCACCGCGAGGCTGCTGAGCGCTTCGGGGTGAGCGCCGCCAACGTGAGCCGTTGGCGGGCGAGGGAACGCGAGCTCGGCGCTCCCCGCCCGAAGGCGCTGGGAGGCGACCGGCGCTCGGATCGGATCGAGGCCCATC